In Flavobacterium enshiense, the genomic stretch GAGAATTTCTAAAAAATCTAATCAAGTATTATAGTCATGACTTATATACCTAGACTAAAAGAAGAATATAAGAGCAGAGTTATTGCTGCTCTTACAGAGGAGTACGGTTACAAAAACGTGATGCAGGTTCCTAAACTTGAGAAAATCGTTATCAGCCGTGGTGTTGGTGCTGCTGTATCAGATAAGAAATTAGTTGATCATGCAGTTGAAGAGTTAACAAAAATTACTGGTCAGAAAGCTGTTGCTACTATCTCTAAAAAAGACGTCGCGTCTTTCAAATTGAGAAAAGGTATGCCGATTGGAGCTAAAGTAACTTTGCGTGGAGAAAGAATGTATGAGTTCTTGGATCGTTTAATTACTTCTGCTTTACCACGTGTAAGAGATTTCGGTGGTATCAAAGCTACAGGTTTTGACGGAAGAGGAAACTACAACTTAGGTGTACTTGAGCAAATCATTTTCCCTGAAATTGATATTGATAAAGTAAACAAAATCGCTGGTTTCGATATTACTTTTGTAACTTCTGCAGACACAGACAAAGAAGCAAAATCATTATTAGCTCAATTAGGTTTACCTTTTAAAAAGAATTAAGACATGGCTAAAGAATCAATGAAAGCCCGCGAGGTTAAAAGACAAGCGTTGGTAGAAAAGTATGCTGAAAAGAGAAAAGCTTTATTAGAAGCTGGAGACTATGAAGGACTACAAAAACTACCAAAAAATGCTTCTCCGGTACGTTTACACAACCGTTGTAAATTAACTGGAAGACCAAGAGGGTATATGCGTCAATTCGGTATTTCACGTGTTACTTTCCGTGAAATGGCTAATAGTGGATTGATTCCAGGGGTTAAAAAAGCCAGCTGGTAATTTAAAAAAGTTTATTAATTGATTGAAGGTTCGATAGGCGTGTGCCTATCGAAAACCACAATCGCAATTTTATACATATGTATACAGATCCTATTGCAGATTTTTTGACAAGAATCAGAAATGCAGTGCGTGCTAACCACAAAGTGGTTGAAATCCCTGCTTCTAATTTGAAAAAAGAAATCACTAAGATTTTATTCGATCAAGGATATATCTTAAGTTACAAATTTGATGACAGTACAGTTCAAGGTACTATCAAAATCGCTCTTAAGTACGATAAAGATACTAAAGAGTCTGTAATTAAAGATATCCAAAGAATTAGTAAACCAGGTTTACGTAAGTACGCAGGTGCCGCTAAACTGCCTAGAATCTTGAATGGTTTAGGTATTGCTATCGTTTCTACTTCAAAAGGTTTAATGACCGGAAAACAAGCGAAGCAATTAAACGTTGGTGGAGAAGTTGTTTGTTACGTATACTAATAAAAAGATTCAACAATGTCAAGAATAGGTAAAAGTCCAATTGCAATTCCAGCGGGTATAACTGTAGAGGTTAACGAAGGTGTAGTTACAGTAAAAGGAAAATTAGGTCAACTTTCTCAAGAGTTTTCAGATGTTTCTGTTAAAATTGAAGAAGGAAATGTAATCGTTGAAAGAACCTCAGATCACAAAAATGAGCGTTCTAAGCACGGTTTATACAGAGCTTTAATCAACAATATGATTGTTGGTGTATCCGAAGGTTTCACTAAAGAATTAGAATTAGTGGGAGTAGGTTATAGAGCAGCTAACCAAGGTCAAAAATTGGATATCGCTTTAGGTTTTTCTCACAACATCGTTCTTGAAGTAGTTCCGGAAGTTAAAGTAGAAACAGTTTCTGAGAAAGGTAAAAACCCAATCATTAAACTAGCTTCACACGACAAACAACTTTTAGGTCAGGTTGCTGCGAAAATCAGAGGTTTCCGTAAACCAGAGCCGTACAAAGGAAAAGGAGTTAAGTTTGTGGGTGAAGTATTAAGAAGAAAAGCAGGTAAATCAGCTTAAAAACTAAGACTATGTCATTAACAAAATCGGATAGAAGACAGAGAATACAGTACAGAATCAGAAAGATCGTTAGCGGAACTGCTGCGAAACCTCGTTTGTCTGTATTCAGAAGTAACAAGGAAATCTATGCTCAAATCATAGATGACGTAAACGGTGTAACTTTAGCTGCTGCCTCTTCAAGAGAAGCTGGTGTAACTAAAGGAACTAAAATAGAAACGGCTGCATCAGTTGGAAAATTGATCGCGGAGAAGGCTTTAAAAGCAGGTATCGAAACCATCACTTTTGACAGAGGTGGAAATTTATACCACGGACGTGTTAAATCATTAGCTGAAGGCGCTAGAGAAGCCGGACTTAAATTCTAAGAATTATGTATCATAATTATAAAAACGTAGAACTGGTAAAACCTAGCGGTCTTGAGTTAAAAGATCGTTTGGTTAGTGTTAATCGTGTTACTAAAGTTACAAAAGGTGGTAGAGCTTTCGGTTTTTCTGCAATTGTAGTGGTAGGTGATGAAAACGGTGTAGTAGGTCACGGTTTAGGGAAATCTAAAGATGTTTCTGAGGCTATTGCAA encodes the following:
- the rplF gene encoding 50S ribosomal protein L6, coding for MSRIGKSPIAIPAGITVEVNEGVVTVKGKLGQLSQEFSDVSVKIEEGNVIVERTSDHKNERSKHGLYRALINNMIVGVSEGFTKELELVGVGYRAANQGQKLDIALGFSHNIVLEVVPEVKVETVSEKGKNPIIKLASHDKQLLGQVAAKIRGFRKPEPYKGKGVKFVGEVLRRKAGKSA
- the rpsN gene encoding 30S ribosomal protein S14, with product MAKESMKAREVKRQALVEKYAEKRKALLEAGDYEGLQKLPKNASPVRLHNRCKLTGRPRGYMRQFGISRVTFREMANSGLIPGVKKASW
- the rplE gene encoding 50S ribosomal protein L5 produces the protein MTYIPRLKEEYKSRVIAALTEEYGYKNVMQVPKLEKIVISRGVGAAVSDKKLVDHAVEELTKITGQKAVATISKKDVASFKLRKGMPIGAKVTLRGERMYEFLDRLITSALPRVRDFGGIKATGFDGRGNYNLGVLEQIIFPEIDIDKVNKIAGFDITFVTSADTDKEAKSLLAQLGLPFKKN
- the rplR gene encoding 50S ribosomal protein L18; protein product: MSLTKSDRRQRIQYRIRKIVSGTAAKPRLSVFRSNKEIYAQIIDDVNGVTLAAASSREAGVTKGTKIETAASVGKLIAEKALKAGIETITFDRGGNLYHGRVKSLAEGAREAGLKF
- the rpsH gene encoding 30S ribosomal protein S8, whose translation is MYTDPIADFLTRIRNAVRANHKVVEIPASNLKKEITKILFDQGYILSYKFDDSTVQGTIKIALKYDKDTKESVIKDIQRISKPGLRKYAGAAKLPRILNGLGIAIVSTSKGLMTGKQAKQLNVGGEVVCYVY